The DNA region CGAGGTGGCCAACCTGCACCACGCCAGCAACCAGCCCTTTGTGGGCGATTCCGCCTTCGCTCACAAGGGTGGCGTACACGTGAGCGCCATTCTGAAAGACCCGCGCACCTACGAGCACATTGACCCCGCACAGGTGGGCAACCGGCGGCGTGTCCTGGTCTCCGAACTGAGCGGTCAGGCCAATTTGCTCTACAAATACCGGGAGCTGGATCTGGATCTGGCCATGCAGAAAGAAGAAAACCGCCAGCTCCTGCAGCGCATCAAAGAGCTGGAAAACAAGGGCTACCAGTTCGAGGGGGCGGAAGGATCGCTGGAACTGTTGCTGCGCCGCCTGAAGAACGGCTACAAAGAGCCTTTCCGTTTGGAAAGCTTGCGCATCATTATAGAAATGAAGGAAAACTCGCCCGTGCACACCGAGGCCGTGATCAAAATGAATGTGGGCGGCGAGACCGTGCACACGGCGGCCGAGGGCAACGGCCCGGTGAACGCCCTGGACAACGCCCTGCGCAAGGCCTTGGAGCAGCAGTATCCCTGCATCAAGCTGATGCAGCTCACCGACTATAAAGTGCGCGTGCTGGATGAAAAAGATGGTACCGGCGCGGTGGTGCGCGTGCTCATTGAAACGGGCAACGGGCGACGCTCCTGGGGGACGGTGGGCGTTTCCCAGAACATTATCGAGGCCAGCTGGCAGGCACTGGTGGACAGCATAGCCTACGGGCTTTTGAAATTGGATGACACCGGTACGGAAGAGGCTAACCATGTTGCAGGTTGAGATGGCCCGCTCAAGTAGAAATACTCTGAAAAAATGCCACCGGAAAACCCGGACGGGTGCTGGTGGCATCTATATTTTGTCGGGTTGACCTTTGGGGCCGGCGGGGGGATAATTAAACTGTTGTAAATCTGCAAAGCCGGGGAGGGGAAAATTTGTTTGGTAACTGGCCCGGTTGGAACTGGCACTTTGACTGGAACATTGACTTCAATTTCTGGGATATCTTCGGCCTGACCAGCATTATTGACATAGCCATTGTCACTTATGTCCTCTACCGCCTGATGTTGCTGATCAAGGGTACGCGGGCCGTGCAACTGCTGAAAGGCATCGCCGTGCTGCTGGTGGCCACGGCTATCAGCAGCCTGTTCAAACTGTACACCCTGCACTGGCTGCTCAAACAGTCGCTATACTTCCTGGCGGTGGCCCTGCCCATTGTCTTTCAGCCCGAACTGCGGCGTGCTCTGGAAAAAATTGGCGGGGGAAAATTCATTGCCCGCTCTTTTGTGAATCTCTCCGAGGGCGAACTGGAAAAGACCATCAGCAGCATCGGGCAGGCTGTGGAATACCTGGCCGAGCGCAGGATCGGTGCTTTGCTGGTGCTGGAGCGGGTAACCGGGCTGGAGGAACACGCCGAGACCGGCGTCAAGCTGGACGCCTGGCTCAGCGCCGAACTGCTGGTCAACCTGTTCATCCCCAAAACGCCTCTGCACGACGGTGCGGTCATTGTAAGGGGCAGCCGCATCCTGGCTGCCGGGTGCGTGTTGCCCCTGACGGACGAGCACAATTTGAGCAAGGAACTGGGTACGCGACACCGGGCCGGCATAGGCATCAGCGAGGTGTCCGACGCCCTGGCCGTGATGGTATCCGAAGAGACGGGCAAAATATCCCTGGCTGTGGAGGGGACGCTGCTGCGCGGTTTGACCAGGCCCGCCCTGGAGGAAAAACTGCAGCAGCTCTGGCAGGTATCCCGGCAGGCGTCCGCTCTGGGTCAGCTCTGGATGCGGAGGTGATGCGGATTGGTGAAATTTGACTGGCGCAGACTCTCCTTAAGGCTGCTGGCCCTCTTTTTCGCCGTGGTGCTGTGGGTCTACGTGACCAATGAACAATTCCCGGCCAGCCAGCAGGTTTACAATGTGCCGCTGGAAGTAAAAAACCAGGTTGATTACCTGGTGGTGAGCGGCATTCCGGAATATGTGTCCGTGCGGGCCGAAGGACTGCGCAGCCGGCTGCTGGTGCTGCGCCCCTCCGACATCAAGGCCAGCATTGATCTGGCTCAGGTGCAGGAGGGGGAGAACAACATCCGGGTGGCTATCACCTCACCCCCCGATGTGAAAATTGTGCAGGTGACGCCCGAAGTGGTCAAAGTGAGCGCCGATCGCCGGATGAGCAAACAAATGCCGGTGGTGGCCCAGCTGCAGGGCGAGCCGCAGCGCGGCTATGTGGCCGGTCAGCCCAGTGTCAGTCCACCCACAGTGACTGTGAGCGGTCCGAAAAAAATTCTGGACAGCATGCAGCAGTTTACAGTCAGCGTCAATCTGCAGGGAGCGGCGCAAAACATTGAGCAAAACCTGCCGGTAACGGTGCGCCACGAGCTGGTATCGGTTTCCCCGCGCCTGGTCAAAGTGAGCGTACCTGTGCTACCCCTGCCGGACAAATATCTGCCCGTGCGGGTGGAATTGACCGGGCAGCCGGCGGAAGGATACCGGGTGGAAAAGGTGCTGGTCAGTCCGGCCCAGGTGCGGGTGCAGGGAGAAGCCGCCCTGCTGGCCACACTGTCCGAACTGCCGGCCGAACCGGTGGACTTAAGTGGCGCCAGCGAATCCTTCAGTCGCACTGTAAGGCTGCTACCTCCGGCCGGAGTGCTTTGTGCCAGCGACACCGTGCAGGTGCAGGTTGTGCTGCAGCCCCTGCCCCAGCAGGCCGAGCAGCCGCCGCAGCAGTAGGGAGAATTTGCCGGTGCTCTGACAGGCACTTTAGCGCAGAGAGGTTTAATACTATACTAAAAGGTTGAGGTTTTATTAAAAATTGTGATAATTTGACAGTGTTTGGCAATTGACGTTATAATACAAAGTGGTTTGCGATATTTTGTGCGCCGGATGCGAAAATGGTTTGTACGGGGAGAAGAAAGTCATTATGGAGATTAGATTCGGTACGGATGGAATTCGCGGCGTGGCCAATGCCGACCTGACGCCGGAAATGGCCATGGCCGTGGGCCGGGCCGCCGCGCTGGTCCTGAAACGGGGGGATAAATCCCCCCGCATGGTTATCGGGCGGGACACCCGCCTGTCCGGCCAGATGCTGGAAGCCGCCCTGGTGGCCGGCATCTGTTCGGCCGGCGTGGATGTGCTGCTGGCCGGTGTATTGCCCACC from Desulfurispora thermophila DSM 16022 includes:
- the cdaA gene encoding diadenylate cyclase CdaA, producing MFGNWPGWNWHFDWNIDFNFWDIFGLTSIIDIAIVTYVLYRLMLLIKGTRAVQLLKGIAVLLVATAISSLFKLYTLHWLLKQSLYFLAVALPIVFQPELRRALEKIGGGKFIARSFVNLSEGELEKTISSIGQAVEYLAERRIGALLVLERVTGLEEHAETGVKLDAWLSAELLVNLFIPKTPLHDGAVIVRGSRILAAGCVLPLTDEHNLSKELGTRHRAGIGISEVSDALAVMVSEETGKISLAVEGTLLRGLTRPALEEKLQQLWQVSRQASALGQLWMRR
- a CDS encoding CdaR family protein, with the translated sequence MKFDWRRLSLRLLALFFAVVLWVYVTNEQFPASQQVYNVPLEVKNQVDYLVVSGIPEYVSVRAEGLRSRLLVLRPSDIKASIDLAQVQEGENNIRVAITSPPDVKIVQVTPEVVKVSADRRMSKQMPVVAQLQGEPQRGYVAGQPSVSPPTVTVSGPKKILDSMQQFTVSVNLQGAAQNIEQNLPVTVRHELVSVSPRLVKVSVPVLPLPDKYLPVRVELTGQPAEGYRVEKVLVSPAQVRVQGEAALLATLSELPAEPVDLSGASESFSRTVRLLPPAGVLCASDTVQVQVVLQPLPQQAEQPPQQ